The segment AGGGCCGCCGCCGCATTGGAAAACCGCGAGCCGTCCATGTGCACCGCCAGGCCGTGACGCCTGGCGATCGAGCTGAGCGCGATGATCTCCTCGACTGAGTAGACCGTGCCCCACTCCGTGGACTGCGTCAGCGAGAGTACCCGCGCCTTGGGGAAGTGAATGTCAGTTCGCTTCAGGATCAGCGACTCCACGGCTTCGGGGGTCAGTTTGCCGTCGCGTCCTGGCGAGGTGAGGATCTTCGTGCCGTTGGAGAAAAACTCAGGGGCGCCGCACTCATCCGTCTCCACGTGCGCCGCCTCATGGCAGATCACGCTGTGATAGCTCTGGCAGAGCGAGGCGAGCGACAGCGAATTTGCGGCCGTGCCGTTGAAGACAAAAAACACTTCGGCGTCGGGCTTGTCGAATACGGCGCGGATGCGGTCGCACGCGCGCCGGGTCCATTCGTCTGTTCCGTAGCTTGGAAGCCGACCCTGGTTGGCCGCCTCCAGGGAGGCCCACGCTTCCGGGCAGATGCCCGAGGTGTTGTCGCTGGCAAAATGGTAGTCGAGGTGCGGCTTGTTTTCCGCCGATCTGTCTGGCATGGGGGCATTCTCGCCGCACGCGGGCGTTGCGTGAAGCGGATTTTTTATTCGTTGGCAGACGGACTCCGGCGCTGAATCATCGCCGACCTGACCGGATGACTGCGCCCGCAACCAATAATCCAGGACCGAATCTCTACCTTGTGGGCTTCATGGGCACAGGCAAAAGCACCATTGGCCGCGCGGTGGGCCAAAGGCTGGGTTATGCCGTGATGGACAGCGACCATGAAATTGAGCGCGTCGCCGGCAAACCGGTCACGGAAATCTTCGCTCAGGAGGGAGAGGCGGCCTTTCGTGCGATGGAGCGCGAATTCGTGGAGAAAGGGCATCCGTCGTCGGGTCAGATTGTGGCGTGCGGAGGCGGGCTGGTCGTTCCTGAGGGCATGCTGGGACTGTTGCATCAAAAGGGCGTGGTGATATGCCTGCATGCCTCGATCGAAACCATTTTGAAACGGACCCAGGGCCAGCGGCATCGACCGCTGCTCAATGTGGCCGACCCCGACGAGCGCATACGCACATTGTATGCTGCACGCGAGCCCATCTATCGAAGGACGGGGACCATCATCCTGACGGATGGGCGTCCGCTGCATGACATCGTGGCCCATGTCATTCGCGCCTACCGGCGGGAGGCATCGGAGTGGGCGCGCCAGCGGCGGAGCCCGGGCGCGGCACCCTCGTAAGGCGCGTCAGTGCCCGGCGAAGACCGCGGCCATCTTTTCGGAGAAACCCGGCGGTGGCCGAACGGGGCGACCGGATCTGTCGATGAAAGCGTGCAGGGTCGAACCCGTTGCAAGCCGCTCGGTGCCACGCAGAACCTCGTAGTCGAGCTTGATGCGCAGGAGCGGTCGTTCGCGCATGGTGGTTACGATGACAAGGTCATCGTCGTAATGGGCGGGCCGGAAGTACTTGATGTTGACCTCCAGCACCGGGAGACGGAATCCCTCAGCCTCAAGAGCGCGGTAGGGGAGCCCGTGCTCCTTCAGGAGATTGGTGCGGCCGACCTCGAACCATGGCAGAAAACTGCCGTGGTAGACGATGCCCATCATGTCCGTTTCCGCGTAGCGGACCTGGATCGCCGTCCGTGACTGTATCATGACAGCGTTCCGCGTGGGTGCGGATCGTTGAAGAGCAGGTTTGCGGCCTTTTGCCAGGTATTGCGTCGCGCCCAGGAGCGACCGGCCTCTCCCATGCGCAGGCGCAGGTCGGAGTCGCTGATCAGGCGCTCAAATGCCGCCGTGAGCTGGGCGGGATAATTCGGCGGAACGCAAAGGCCGGTGACTCCGTCGACGACGGCCTCAGAGACGCCTCCGATGGAATGCGCCACGACGGGCAGCCCGTGTGCGGCGGCTTCGAGGTAGACGAGACCGAATCCCTCCACGCTCTGGCGGTAGTCGATGCTCGTCATGGCAAAGATGTCGGCGCGGTCATAGATCCGATCCAGTTCGTCGTCGGGCAGTTCACCGAAGAAACGGACCTTCAGGTCGCTCTGCGTCGCGGTTTCGCGCAGCTTCTGCTCGTACTGGCGCCGGTTGTGCTCCCCGACGATCCAGTATTCGATGCGCTGGCGGAATCGGGGAGCGAGCGCCTGAAGTGACTGGAGCGTGAGCATCTGTCCCTTGCGGGGATGGAGACGGCCGACCGTAAGGACGATGAGTTTGTCCCTCGAGCGATCCGCCGGCGAGTCGGGCACGACGGCGAAGTCTGATCGGAGGGCGCCTGGGGTGAGGAAGGTTTTTCCCTTTGCGGCGGGAAAACGCTCGGTCAGGAGGTTGTGCGTGTAGTGGCTGAGTGTGCTGATGCGCGATGCCCGGGAGATCAGGCGGTTCGTCAACCGGCGGGTGACGGGATTGCTGTGGAAGCGCAGGATTTCGGAGCCGTGAAAAGTCAGGACCAGTTGTTTTGGGCGAAAGGCGGGGATCCCGAGCAGCAGCATCATGGCAAGCATGGGTCCCGGCTCCGGCAGATACACCGTGGCGTAGCGCAGGCGCCGCCGCTCGGCGATCAATTGAGAAGCCAGTTTGACCTGGCAGCGAAAGTCCTGGGTCCCTGGCAGCGGGAGCCTGCGCAACCTGAAGGGCCAGGGTTTTTCCCGGATCGAAGTGGAGGCCGATTGCGCCCACACCTCCACGTCGAACCCAAGTCCGGCGGATGCCTTGGCGATCTCTTCGGCGAAGGTCGCGATTCCACCCCGCTTCGGGTAGAATTCGTGCGTTATCAGGAAAAGCTGGCGGGTTTGCGCGGTGGCGCTCATGCGCGATGGATCGTCGTTCAGGGAAGCATCAGGCAACCCCCTACGCAAGACTCATGAGTTCACCGGCTGGTGCCCCCACCGTGACTCGAACACGGATCATTCGTTTAGGAAACGAACGCTCTATCCACTTGAGCTATGGGGACGAACAATGGGCACGACCGTGAACAAAGGTTTGGCAATCTACGAACACTTTTTGGAACCGCCTCTCCGCGCAGCGCCCGGGGGAACGGCGGTCCACCAGACTGCACTCAGAGTGTAAAATTGTCGCCGGTGCCGTGGTGTTCGATCATGTAGTCCATGTCCTTGTCGCCGCGGCCGCTGAGATTGACCAGAACCGTGCGCGCCTCCGTTGGATTCTGGCGTGCGAGCCGGATGGCGTGCGCGACGGCGTGGGAACTTTCGAGAGCGGGAATGATGCCTTCGTTGCGACTCAGCACGTAGAAAGCTTCCACGGCCTCCTTGTCGGAAGCCGCGTAATATTTCACCCGGCCGGAATCCTTGAGATGGCAGTGCTCGGGGCCGACGCCGGGATAATCCAGACCGCTGGCAATCGAGTGCACGGGTGCCGGCTCGCCTTTTTCATCCTGCAGCAGGTAACAGCGGAATCCATGGATGAGCCCTTCCCTTCCGTAGGTCATGGTTGCCGCGTGATTGCCCAGAGTTGAATTCCTGCCGAGCGGCTCGACTCCATGGATCTCCACAGGATCGTCGATGAATCCGGCGAAAAGGCCCATGGCGTTGCTGCCGCCGCCGACGCAGGCGGCGACGATGTCCGGCAGGTTGCCGGTCATCTCGAGGAACTGCTCGCGTGCCTCGATTCCGACGACGTGCTGGAAATCGCGGACCATCATGGGGAAGGGATGCGGGCCGACAACGGAGCCGATGCAGTAGATCTGGTTGACGGGATCCTGGATGTAGGCGACTAGCGCGGCGTCAACAGCCTCCTTGAGGGTTTTCAGGCCGTGCGTTGCGGGAATCACCCGTGCGCCGAGGATTTTCATGCGGGCGACATTGGGAGCCTGTTTGGCGATATCCACCTCGCCCATGTAGATGTCGCACTCGAGTCCGAAATAGGCCGCGGCCGTTGCGAGTGCGACGCCATGCTGTCCCGCGCCGGTTTCGGCGATGAGCTTCCGCTTTCCCATGAAGCGGGCGAGCAGGCCTTCTCCCATGCAGTGATTCAGTTTGTGGGCGCCGGTGTGGTTGAGATCCTCGCGCTTCAGGTAGATCTGCGTCCGCCCGAGTTTCTTCGAGAGCCGTGCCGCGTGATAGGTTGGTGTCGGACGCCCCTGGAAATGCCGGCGGATGCGGCGGAGCTCCTCAATGAATTCGTGGGAGCGTGAAACAACCGCATAGGCGTCGCGCACCTCCGCGAGCGGTTTCTCAAGTTCCGGCGGGACAAAAATGCCGCCGTATCTGCCGAAGAATCCGGAGGCATCAGGTGAGTTTCGCAGCTGTGAGGAGGGGCTCATGATTGGATTGAAAGGCGCATGATGTGCCAGCCTGTCTTGCACAAGGCAAGGCGGTATGGCTCGGCGCGAGTGAGCGGTGAAACAGGAGAAGAACAGTGCCGCCCGGTTGACATCCGCGATGATTCGGCCTCATGTGTCTCTGTCATGGTTGCGCCATCCCCATTGATCCACCATCTGCGTGCGGTGCGTCGCATCGTGCGCCCGGGCGGTGTCTGGGGCTGTCATGATCTTGCGCGAGCGCCGTAAGGCTGGAGAGCATCCGCGGGCTACGAAGCGGACCGGCTCCTGATCCGGGGCATGTTCCCGGAGACAGACGGAAATCTGCGGGGCGCTGAGCGCCTCTTTTGACACGCGGCCTCGCCGCAATTCTCCAACAGACACGATTGATCGGACTTGGTCATCTGAGTTCTGCGGTCGACCCACACGCGCACACGACCGCAACCAAAGCGCGACCGTCATGAATCCAACGTATGTAACTTCCACAGACAACGAATGCCTGCGGTGGATGCTCGCCCAGGCTCCCTTTTGCATCGACCGCCGTCGTGAGCGCAATGTCCTCCGCACGAAGCTGGATCGCGCGTTCATTGTTGCCGATGAACCTGAACGGCCTGCGTTGATCCGCATGGGCAGCACCTTTGAAACCGTCGATGGGCAGACGGGAGCGACGCAATCCCACACGCTCTGCCTTCCGAACCAGGTTCTGCACCTGGACGACGGCCTTTCCGTGGATTCGCGCCTTGGCGTCGAGGCCCTTGGCCGCAGTGCCGGTGACGAAATAGTCTGGCAGACCCCGGCCGGCTCGCGGCGCATCCTGATCCGCGAAGTCAGGCCGCCGCGCCAGGCCGGCACGCTGGCCCAGGCGGTGCTTATTTAGCGGCGGCGTGGCTCGAGTCGAAGGATTGATTCATCCCACCTTCAGCCACGGCGTTTGTCGCTGCAATCAGGCACCGCGACGCTGATCGATCGCCCAGCGGGCGGCGCCGATCACGCCGGCGT is part of the Opitutaceae bacterium genome and harbors:
- a CDS encoding shikimate kinase, with translation MTAPATNNPGPNLYLVGFMGTGKSTIGRAVGQRLGYAVMDSDHEIERVAGKPVTEIFAQEGEAAFRAMEREFVEKGHPSSGQIVACGGGLVVPEGMLGLLHQKGVVICLHASIETILKRTQGQRHRPLLNVADPDERIRTLYAAREPIYRRTGTIILTDGRPLHDIVAHVIRAYRREASEWARQRRSPGAAPS
- a CDS encoding acyl-CoA thioesterase; protein product: MIQSRTAIQVRYAETDMMGIVYHGSFLPWFEVGRTNLLKEHGLPYRALEAEGFRLPVLEVNIKYFRPAHYDDDLVIVTTMRERPLLRIKLDYEVLRGTERLATGSTLHAFIDRSGRPVRPPPGFSEKMAAVFAGH
- a CDS encoding low specificity L-threonine aldolase, encoding MPDRSAENKPHLDYHFASDNTSGICPEAWASLEAANQGRLPSYGTDEWTRRACDRIRAVFDKPDAEVFFVFNGTAANSLSLASLCQSYHSVICHEAAHVETDECGAPEFFSNGTKILTSPGRDGKLTPEAVESLILKRTDIHFPKARVLSLTQSTEWGTVYSVEEIIALSSIARRHGLAVHMDGSRFSNAAAALAGKGGPSGRAITPADITWRSGVDVLCFGGTKNGMTTSEAVVFFNPALAREFDYRCKQAGQLASKMRFLSSQWLGLLESGAWLRHAGHANAMTRRLADSLRRLPDVRILVEPEVNALFVSFPAETAKRMHERGWHFYNFIGAHGYRLMCSWDTRQDDIDRFVADLRSSLQAQPLP
- a CDS encoding glycosyltransferase family 4 protein, yielding MSATAQTRQLFLITHEFYPKRGGIATFAEEIAKASAGLGFDVEVWAQSASTSIREKPWPFRLRRLPLPGTQDFRCQVKLASQLIAERRRLRYATVYLPEPGPMLAMMLLLGIPAFRPKQLVLTFHGSEILRFHSNPVTRRLTNRLISRASRISTLSHYTHNLLTERFPAAKGKTFLTPGALRSDFAVVPDSPADRSRDKLIVLTVGRLHPRKGQMLTLQSLQALAPRFRQRIEYWIVGEHNRRQYEQKLRETATQSDLKVRFFGELPDDELDRIYDRADIFAMTSIDYRQSVEGFGLVYLEAAAHGLPVVAHSIGGVSEAVVDGVTGLCVPPNYPAQLTAAFERLISDSDLRLRMGEAGRSWARRNTWQKAANLLFNDPHPRGTLS
- the trpB gene encoding tryptophan synthase subunit beta, producing the protein MSPSSQLRNSPDASGFFGRYGGIFVPPELEKPLAEVRDAYAVVSRSHEFIEELRRIRRHFQGRPTPTYHAARLSKKLGRTQIYLKREDLNHTGAHKLNHCMGEGLLARFMGKRKLIAETGAGQHGVALATAAAYFGLECDIYMGEVDIAKQAPNVARMKILGARVIPATHGLKTLKEAVDAALVAYIQDPVNQIYCIGSVVGPHPFPMMVRDFQHVVGIEAREQFLEMTGNLPDIVAACVGGGSNAMGLFAGFIDDPVEIHGVEPLGRNSTLGNHAATMTYGREGLIHGFRCYLLQDEKGEPAPVHSIASGLDYPGVGPEHCHLKDSGRVKYYAASDKEAVEAFYVLSRNEGIIPALESSHAVAHAIRLARQNPTEARTVLVNLSGRGDKDMDYMIEHHGTGDNFTL
- a CDS encoding GreA/GreB family elongation factor translates to MNPTYVTSTDNECLRWMLAQAPFCIDRRRERNVLRTKLDRAFIVADEPERPALIRMGSTFETVDGQTGATQSHTLCLPNQVLHLDDGLSVDSRLGVEALGRSAGDEIVWQTPAGSRRILIREVRPPRQAGTLAQAVLI